A genome region from Chloroflexota bacterium includes the following:
- a CDS encoding Gfo/Idh/MocA family oxidoreductase yields the protein MPDQPLKVAVIGTSFASAVQIPGFQLMPDVEVVAVASANPDRAALTAEKFGIPAAYGDWRKMLDEVECDIVSIVTPPYLHREMALETIARGRHIFCEKPFALSVAEGLEMVEAAAASGRVHAVDHEFRYRPARSRMKELIDAGHLGEPRVIRWAWLLGMLAESNSRAWDWWSERSKGGGVFGALGSHLIDSLLWWFGEIEAVSAQVNTFVSRRPTKDGKGWGDVTADDDVALHLRFASGARCSVDLTGLARPGKLMLEAYGSQGALAIEDDARLLTATGTGSWEAAEIPGRLVRNIQGDPRIAPFVELADRLVRRVRGEVTPDFADFYQGLRVQAVMDAAHLSAAERRTVTVEKTPTGPR from the coding sequence ATGCCCGATCAGCCACTGAAGGTCGCCGTCATCGGCACCAGTTTCGCGTCGGCAGTGCAGATCCCCGGGTTTCAGCTGATGCCGGATGTCGAGGTGGTCGCCGTTGCCAGCGCCAACCCCGACCGCGCAGCCCTGACCGCCGAGAAGTTCGGCATCCCGGCGGCGTACGGCGACTGGCGCAAGATGCTCGACGAGGTTGAGTGCGACATCGTCAGTATCGTGACGCCGCCCTACCTGCACCGCGAGATGGCGCTGGAGACCATCGCGCGGGGACGCCACATCTTCTGCGAGAAGCCGTTCGCGCTGAGCGTCGCCGAGGGGCTGGAGATGGTCGAGGCGGCGGCGGCCTCGGGGCGCGTCCACGCCGTGGATCACGAGTTCAGGTATCGGCCGGCCCGCTCGCGAATGAAAGAGCTGATCGACGCTGGCCACCTTGGCGAGCCGCGCGTCATCCGTTGGGCCTGGCTGCTCGGGATGCTGGCTGAGTCGAACAGCCGTGCCTGGGACTGGTGGTCCGAGCGCTCGAAGGGTGGCGGGGTGTTCGGCGCGCTCGGCTCGCACCTCATCGACTCGCTGCTCTGGTGGTTCGGCGAAATTGAAGCGGTCAGCGCACAGGTCAACACGTTCGTGTCGCGCCGGCCGACGAAGGACGGCAAGGGTTGGGGCGACGTGACCGCTGACGACGACGTCGCGCTGCACCTGCGGTTTGCCAGCGGCGCGCGCTGTTCGGTGGACCTGACCGGTCTGGCCCGGCCCGGCAAGCTGATGCTCGAAGCGTACGGCTCGCAGGGCGCGCTGGCCATCGAGGACGATGCGCGGCTGTTGACGGCGACGGGCACTGGCTCCTGGGAGGCCGCCGAGATCCCGGGGCGGCTCGTGCGCAACATCCAGGGCGATCCGCGGATCGCTCCGTTCGTGGAGCTGGCTGACCGGCTGGTCAGGCGCGTGCGCGGCGAGGTGACGCCGGATTTCGCGGACTTCTACCAGGGGCTGCGGGTGCAGGCGGTGATGGACGCGGCGCACCTCAGCGCGGCGGAGCGCCGTACCGTGACGGTGGAGAAGACGCCGACCGGCCCACGGTAG
- a CDS encoding TVP38/TMEM64 family protein codes for MRHYFLAVFAVMVVFLALFLGGEVLGIPILEDPLPWLQQAGWWAGVVGISLLAADVVLPVPSNIVMIAHGALFGVLVGTALSLLGSMLAAVAAFFIGRRGGRLLALAVPADERAHADAVLARWGLLAIVVSRPLPLLAETILVLAGASAMPWRTAMLATFLGSIPPSLFYAWAGAASIGFDGGALVSGGVILLAALTGLTLKQLERSRIKPVEEAGPATT; via the coding sequence GTGCGCCACTACTTCCTCGCCGTGTTCGCCGTAATGGTCGTCTTCCTCGCGCTCTTTCTGGGCGGCGAGGTGCTCGGCATCCCGATCCTCGAAGATCCGCTGCCCTGGCTCCAGCAGGCCGGCTGGTGGGCTGGCGTGGTCGGCATCTCGCTGTTGGCCGCCGACGTGGTGCTGCCGGTGCCCTCCAATATCGTGATGATCGCCCACGGGGCGCTGTTCGGCGTGCTCGTGGGCACGGCGCTCTCGCTGCTCGGGAGCATGCTGGCCGCCGTCGCGGCGTTCTTCATCGGGCGGCGGGGCGGACGCCTGTTGGCGCTGGCCGTCCCGGCCGACGAGCGTGCGCACGCCGACGCCGTGCTCGCGCGCTGGGGGCTGCTGGCGATTGTCGTCAGCCGGCCGCTGCCACTGCTGGCCGAGACGATCCTGGTGCTCGCGGGCGCCTCGGCGATGCCGTGGCGCACGGCGATGCTCGCCACGTTTCTCGGCTCGATCCCGCCCTCACTGTTCTACGCCTGGGCGGGAGCGGCCTCCATCGGCTTCGATGGCGGCGCGCTGGTGTCTGGTGGGGTCATCCTGCTGGCGGCGCTGACCGGGCTGACGCTCAAGCAGTTGGAGCGGTCGCGCATCAAGCCGGTCGAGGAGGCCGGACCGGCCACCACCTGA
- a CDS encoding alpha-hydroxy-acid oxidizing protein, with protein sequence MFVNIDDFRAAARRRLPRALFDYIDGGSDDERTLRANQADFARYTFRPRVLIDVSARDQATTVLGQRISSPLILAPTGFTGVFWPNAEIAAARAAAKAGVIFTLSTMSINSLEEVAAASSGPRWFQLYVWRDRAIVQGLIERAQAAGYSALVITVDTPVLGHREKDVRNGLTLPPRITPGNVLDTLPRLSWLKGLLTHPRPTFGNFVGTAGVEQDAVSLAGYTTRQFSPSITWSDLAWFRSVWSGPLAIKGVLDAEDARLAVEHGLDAVIVSNHGGRQLDSVPSPISVLPEIVDAVQGRAEVILDGGIRRGTDVVKALALGATACMMGKAFNYAVSAAGQPGAERAIAILQAEIDRTLALIGRPTLADLDRSAVHLAPGR encoded by the coding sequence ATGTTTGTGAATATTGACGACTTTCGAGCGGCGGCGCGGCGGCGACTCCCTCGCGCCCTTTTCGACTACATCGACGGCGGCTCCGACGACGAGCGCACCCTTCGTGCGAATCAGGCCGACTTTGCGCGGTACACGTTTCGCCCGCGCGTCCTGATCGACGTGAGCGCGCGGGACCAGGCGACGACCGTTCTCGGCCAGCGCATCTCGTCGCCGCTGATCCTCGCGCCGACCGGGTTTACCGGCGTCTTCTGGCCGAACGCCGAGATCGCGGCGGCCCGCGCGGCTGCGAAGGCCGGCGTCATCTTCACGCTCAGCACGATGTCGATCAACTCGCTGGAGGAAGTGGCGGCGGCCTCGTCGGGGCCGCGCTGGTTCCAGTTGTATGTCTGGCGGGATCGCGCCATCGTGCAGGGGCTGATCGAGCGGGCGCAGGCGGCCGGCTACTCCGCCCTGGTGATCACGGTGGACACGCCCGTGCTCGGCCATCGCGAGAAGGATGTTCGCAACGGGCTGACGCTGCCGCCGCGCATCACGCCGGGCAACGTGCTGGACACGCTGCCGCGCCTGTCCTGGCTCAAGGGGCTGCTCACCCATCCGCGCCCGACGTTCGGCAACTTCGTGGGGACGGCCGGCGTCGAGCAGGACGCCGTCTCGCTGGCCGGCTACACCACCCGCCAGTTCAGCCCGTCGATCACCTGGAGCGACCTCGCATGGTTCCGCTCGGTGTGGTCTGGCCCGCTCGCGATCAAGGGCGTGCTCGACGCGGAGGATGCCCGACTGGCCGTCGAGCATGGACTGGATGCTGTGATCGTGTCCAACCACGGCGGACGGCAGCTTGACTCGGTCCCGTCGCCGATCTCGGTGTTGCCGGAGATCGTGGACGCCGTGCAGGGCCGGGCTGAGGTGATCCTGGACGGCGGCATCCGCCGCGGGACCGACGTGGTCAAGGCTCTGGCGCTCGGCGCGACGGCCTGCATGATGGGGAAGGCGTTCAACTACGCCGTTTCGGCGGCCGGGCAGCCGGGGGCAGAGCGCGCCATCGCCATCCTCCAGGCCGAGATCGACCGGACATTGGCCCTGATCGGCCGGCCAACGCTCGCGGACCTGGACCGAAGCGCGGTCCACCTGGCGCCCGGCCGCTAG
- a CDS encoding hydroxymethylglutaryl-CoA lyase — MPAQVTMREVGTRDGIQSLGAFVPTEHKIEMANLLARTGLSRIEVTSFVSPKAVPQMADAEQVMAGLDRPPGLSWEVLVPNVRGTERALQTRPDRLLVVLAASDAFNLKNIRMTIDDSLASIHEIIPLARAAGVPVMAAISTAFGCPYSGDVPEERLHGVVERLLAAGAEEISIADTTGMANPLQVERTVGNVLQRWPDALFGLHFHNTRGMGLANVVAGLRAGVSIYDASIGGIGGCPFAPKATGNVSTEDVVHMLHEMGIQTGIDLDGLLRCANRMSEILGTELPGQVMKAGPRSTRYAA, encoded by the coding sequence CTGCCAGCCCAGGTCACGATGCGCGAAGTCGGCACCCGTGACGGTATCCAGAGTCTTGGGGCGTTCGTCCCCACCGAGCACAAGATCGAGATGGCGAACCTGCTCGCCAGAACCGGACTGAGCCGCATCGAGGTCACCTCGTTCGTCAGCCCGAAGGCCGTTCCCCAGATGGCCGACGCCGAGCAGGTGATGGCCGGCCTGGACCGTCCGCCGGGCCTCTCCTGGGAAGTCCTGGTGCCGAACGTGCGCGGCACGGAGCGCGCCCTCCAGACCCGGCCGGACCGGCTGCTGGTGGTGCTCGCGGCCAGCGATGCGTTCAACCTCAAGAACATCCGCATGACCATCGACGACTCGCTGGCCAGCATCCACGAGATCATCCCGCTGGCGCGCGCGGCCGGCGTCCCGGTCATGGCGGCCATCTCGACGGCGTTCGGCTGCCCCTACTCAGGTGACGTGCCCGAGGAGCGCCTGCACGGGGTCGTCGAGCGGCTGCTGGCGGCCGGCGCCGAGGAGATCAGCATCGCCGACACGACCGGCATGGCGAACCCGCTGCAGGTTGAGCGGACGGTCGGGAACGTCCTGCAGCGCTGGCCCGATGCCCTGTTCGGCCTGCACTTTCACAATACCCGGGGGATGGGGCTGGCGAACGTCGTCGCGGGTCTGCGTGCGGGCGTCAGCATCTACGACGCCTCCATCGGCGGCATCGGCGGCTGCCCGTTCGCCCCGAAGGCGACGGGCAACGTCAGCACCGAGGATGTCGTCCACATGCTCCACGAGATGGGCATTCAGACTGGCATCGATCTTGATGGGCTGTTGCGATGCGCCAATCGCATGAGCGAGATCCTCGGAACCGAGCTGCCCGGGCAGGTGATGAAGGCAGGCCCACGCAGCACGCGCTACGCGGCTTGA
- a CDS encoding SH3 domain-containing protein encodes MRILISLVLAAFILTLPLTVTAAPSQQATVDIKTIALTKADLQRGFEMVPDRTVSEERPDGVAVYDVTFSRERTPENLSSGPFEIRSGVARTAQTEDAVLQLESTKEAFLGEGWAEVGVPALGDEALGLSQTTDGEGGKIAHFAYLFRKGSYIIMIGVRGRPEAVKLNDAVGLAIVVSGRLDKALGAAGPASAGAPTTGSTGRPGPGERAKVVGADGGSVNMRSEPSTSAAVVTQVAEGTVLDVIGPNRDAEGRTWRNVRTGTQSGWIASNFLETVAAPPPPAAPSPTPVPPVSAPAGQPAGADPAATPSSTEPAAPAEAAPTASPTASPAAANPQNDLTFKGSGAGLSIEATMLSKNLSGGQQQVKVKVTRNGGPVSGAFVNVTARLDARRYRSLKLDRTNDDGFTEVTWDMAGPAGDYELIVEASETEGGPAATAKSTFRWK; translated from the coding sequence ATGCGAATCCTTATCAGCCTCGTGCTCGCGGCGTTCATTCTGACGCTGCCACTGACCGTCACTGCCGCGCCGTCACAGCAGGCGACCGTCGACATCAAGACGATCGCCCTCACCAAGGCCGATCTCCAACGTGGCTTCGAGATGGTGCCCGACCGAACCGTCTCCGAAGAGCGGCCGGATGGGGTCGCTGTCTACGACGTCACCTTCTCCCGCGAGCGCACCCCGGAGAACCTGTCGAGCGGCCCGTTCGAGATTCGGAGCGGCGTCGCCCGCACGGCGCAAACCGAGGACGCCGTCCTGCAGCTTGAGAGTACCAAGGAAGCGTTCCTGGGCGAAGGCTGGGCCGAGGTCGGCGTGCCGGCCCTGGGCGACGAAGCGCTCGGTCTCTCGCAAACCACCGACGGCGAGGGCGGCAAGATCGCCCACTTCGCCTACCTGTTCCGCAAGGGCTCGTACATCATCATGATCGGCGTGCGTGGCCGGCCCGAGGCCGTGAAGCTGAACGACGCCGTCGGGCTGGCCATCGTCGTGTCAGGGCGGCTCGACAAGGCGCTCGGCGCGGCCGGCCCGGCCTCGGCCGGCGCCCCGACCACCGGAAGCACGGGCCGCCCAGGCCCTGGCGAGCGGGCAAAGGTCGTTGGCGCGGACGGCGGCTCCGTCAACATGCGATCCGAGCCATCCACCAGTGCGGCAGTTGTCACGCAGGTGGCCGAGGGCACCGTTCTCGACGTGATCGGGCCGAACCGTGACGCCGAGGGGCGCACCTGGCGCAACGTGCGCACCGGGACGCAGTCTGGCTGGATCGCCTCGAACTTCCTGGAGACGGTGGCCGCGCCGCCGCCGCCAGCAGCACCCTCGCCGACGCCGGTCCCGCCCGTATCAGCACCAGCAGGTCAGCCCGCGGGCGCCGATCCGGCGGCCACGCCGTCCAGCACCGAGCCGGCCGCTCCCGCTGAGGCCGCGCCGACCGCGTCGCCAACGGCCTCGCCGGCGGCCGCGAACCCGCAGAACGACCTGACGTTTAAGGGGTCCGGCGCGGGCCTGAGCATCGAAGCGACGATGCTCAGCAAGAACCTGTCTGGCGGCCAGCAACAGGTCAAGGTCAAGGTGACCCGCAACGGCGGGCCGGTCTCTGGCGCGTTCGTCAACGTCACGGCCCGGCTCGATGCGAGGCGCTACCGCTCGCTCAAGCTGGACCGCACCAACGACGACGGCTTCACCGAGGTCACCTGGGACATGGCCGGCCCGGCCGGCGACTACGAGCTGATCGTCGAGGCCAGCGAGACCGAGGGCGGACCAGCGGCCACCGCGAAGAGCACGTTCCGCTGGAAGTAG
- a CDS encoding branched-chain amino acid ABC transporter permease — MAGVGAAALAHHPSCRDDFPGSHPHSLGSTHLCVSGVAICRPNAYSTGTSDPRSARFLGSQSLSPVETVIQILLIGLANGSIIALIALGYTLVYGIIELINFAHGDVYMIGTMLALTLLTWVPTMMGVRRVSLLPVPTIILLVIGALLLAMIGCALLNMIVERLAYRPLRRAPRLAPLISAIGVSFILVNVGLLWKGPSPVDFPSPHPILELDLLQLAGLNTLVFFKVKDLGVMLLAIPLMVGLSLFVNRTRLGKAMRATAQDRDAAAMMGININQTIALTFLLGGALAGAAGLINGTYNNTAVYLQGFRGGLMAFTAAVLGGIGNLYGAFLGGLMIGIVAATSDFMFDPRWTQAIVFGMLVLTLVFKPNGLLGESSTERA, encoded by the coding sequence ATGGCTGGCGTGGGGGCCGCCGCGTTGGCGCATCACCCGTCGTGCCGAGATGACTTTCCAGGCAGCCACCCGCACAGTTTGGGTTCAACACATCTGTGCGTCTCAGGGGTTGCAATCTGCCGCCCGAATGCGTACTCTACGGGAACCTCGGACCCCCGCAGCGCACGCTTCCTCGGGAGTCAGTCTTTGTCGCCTGTAGAAACGGTCATTCAGATCCTGCTGATCGGCCTCGCGAACGGCTCGATCATCGCCCTGATCGCGCTCGGGTACACCCTCGTCTACGGCATCATCGAGCTGATCAACTTCGCACACGGCGACGTCTACATGATTGGCACGATGCTCGCCCTCACGCTGCTCACCTGGGTGCCGACGATGATGGGCGTGCGGCGGGTCTCGTTGCTGCCGGTCCCAACCATCATTCTGCTGGTCATCGGCGCGCTGCTCTTGGCGATGATCGGCTGCGCGCTGCTGAACATGATCGTCGAGCGGCTGGCCTACCGGCCGTTGCGGCGCGCGCCGCGCCTCGCGCCGCTGATCTCGGCCATCGGCGTGTCGTTCATCCTGGTGAATGTCGGCCTGCTCTGGAAGGGTCCGTCGCCGGTAGACTTCCCCTCGCCGCACCCTATCCTGGAGCTTGACCTCCTGCAACTGGCCGGCCTCAACACGCTGGTCTTCTTCAAGGTCAAGGATCTCGGCGTGATGCTGCTGGCGATCCCGCTGATGGTCGGCCTGAGCCTGTTCGTGAATCGCACGCGGCTCGGCAAGGCGATGCGCGCCACGGCCCAGGACCGCGATGCCGCCGCGATGATGGGCATCAACATCAACCAGACGATTGCCCTGACGTTCCTGCTTGGCGGCGCGCTGGCGGGCGCGGCCGGTCTGATCAACGGTACGTACAACAATACCGCCGTGTATCTCCAGGGCTTTCGCGGCGGTCTGATGGCGTTCACCGCAGCGGTGCTCGGCGGGATCGGCAATCTGTACGGCGCGTTCCTCGGCGGTCTGATGATCGGGATTGTCGCAGCCACCTCAGACTTCATGTTCGACCCGCGCTGGACGCAGGCGATTGTCTTCGGGATGCTGGTGCTGACGCTGGTCTTCAAGCCGAACGGTCTGCTCGGCGAATCGTCCACCGAGCGAGCCTGA
- a CDS encoding branched-chain amino acid ABC transporter permease, whose product MAEQGTQTPRATAPATAVAGAVAVETDAPRARGLFGLDEHIRNRALFGIFVAFIVLYPLIDRGLGIGRMGSMNPILIFTLLALGLNIVVGLAGLLDLGYVAFFAIGGYTVAFLTAPQSPLVQAGYATSFWVALPLSFIVSAVFGLILGAPTLRLRGDYLAIVTLAFGEIVPNAFRNLEGLTNGNKGMNPIGRPTFGSLELLASDQVPWYYLILAVSVVSIFVIVRLRDSRLGRAWVAMREDEIAASAMGIDLVRTKLLAFALGASFSGFGGALYASMLQFIGPDQFDFSISIILLAMVIMGGIGNVWGVMFGGIVLGIFNFILVDSVRPAMQTLSRALSMPILAQIDIANAKLMIFGLALVLMMLLRPEGIFPSAQRKQEMRRGRARPGLGTNGNGA is encoded by the coding sequence ATGGCCGAGCAGGGCACGCAGACCCCGCGCGCCACCGCGCCGGCCACGGCCGTGGCCGGCGCGGTGGCGGTTGAGACCGATGCGCCGCGGGCGCGTGGACTGTTCGGCCTGGACGAGCACATCCGTAACCGCGCGCTGTTCGGCATCTTCGTCGCCTTCATCGTGCTGTACCCGCTGATCGACCGGGGGCTGGGGATCGGGCGCATGGGCAGCATGAACCCGATCCTGATTTTCACGCTGCTGGCCCTCGGCCTCAACATCGTCGTCGGGCTGGCCGGCCTCCTTGACCTGGGCTACGTGGCGTTCTTCGCCATCGGCGGCTACACCGTCGCCTTCCTGACGGCCCCGCAGAGTCCGCTGGTTCAGGCGGGGTACGCCACCAGTTTCTGGGTGGCGTTGCCGCTGTCGTTCATCGTCTCCGCCGTATTCGGATTGATTCTCGGCGCACCGACGCTGCGCCTGCGGGGCGACTATCTCGCCATCGTGACGCTGGCCTTCGGCGAGATCGTGCCGAACGCCTTCCGGAATCTGGAAGGCCTGACCAACGGCAACAAGGGCATGAACCCCATCGGCCGCCCGACGTTCGGCAGCCTCGAGCTGCTGGCCTCGGATCAGGTGCCGTGGTACTACCTGATCCTGGCCGTCTCGGTCGTCTCGATCTTCGTGATCGTGCGGCTGCGGGACTCCCGACTCGGACGGGCCTGGGTCGCCATGCGCGAGGACGAGATCGCGGCCTCGGCCATGGGGATCGACCTCGTCCGCACCAAGCTGCTGGCGTTCGCGCTCGGTGCGTCGTTCTCGGGTTTCGGCGGGGCGCTCTACGCCTCGATGCTCCAGTTCATCGGCCCCGACCAGTTCGACTTCAGCATCTCGATCATCCTGCTGGCGATGGTGATCATGGGCGGCATCGGGAACGTCTGGGGCGTCATGTTCGGCGGCATCGTCCTGGGCATCTTCAACTTCATCCTGGTGGACAGCGTCCGGCCGGCCATGCAGACCTTGAGCCGGGCGCTGAGCATGCCGATCCTCGCGCAGATCGACATCGCCAATGCCAAGCTGATGATCTTCGGGCTGGCCCTGGTGCTGATGATGCTGCTGCGGCCCGAGGGCATCTTCCCGAGCGCCCAGCGCAAGCAGGAGATGCGGCGCGGTCGGGCCCGGCCGGGCCTCGGCACGAACGGCAACGGAGCGTAG